One genomic window of Gossypium hirsutum isolate 1008001.06 chromosome D11, Gossypium_hirsutum_v2.1, whole genome shotgun sequence includes the following:
- the LOC107926784 gene encoding receptor-like protein 9DC3 — protein MTNSLVNGTEYYYVGGLSFMAKGLIRPIPSSLGDLLELESLDLSSNKLQGRIPTELTNLGFLTVLNLSQNNLTGPIPQGKQFNTFNNDSYIGNLGLCGLPFLNRCDNDEKTPAKFDGDDDEELNWRFSILMGYGCGLVLGVSLGYIVLAMSTEVEAEDRRLCRFGARQ, from the exons ATGACGAATTCACTAGTTAATGGAACAGAGTACTATTATGTGGGAGGTTTATCTTTCATGGCAAAAGG CTTAATACGTCCTATCCCATCATCATTGGGTGATTTGTTAGAGCTTGAATCCTTAGATCTCTCATCAAACAAGCTCCAAGGAAGAATTCCAACAGAATTAACAAATCTTGGATTCTTAACAGTGTTAAACCTTTCTCAAAATAATTTAACAGGACCCATTCCTCAAGGAAAACAATTTAACACTTTCAACAATGATTCCTACATAGGAAACTTGGGTTTATGCGGGTTGCCATTTTTAAATAGATGTGATAATGATGAGAAAACTCCAGCCAaatttgatggagatgatgatGAAGAATTGAATTGGAGATTTTCTATATTGATGGGATACGGATGTGGGTTGGTGTTGGGAGTGAGCTTGGGATACATT GTCTTGGCGATGTCAACGGAGGTGGAGGCGGAGGATAGACGCCTTTGCCGTTTTGGTGCAAGGCAGTAG